Part of the Panicum virgatum strain AP13 chromosome 4N, P.virgatum_v5, whole genome shotgun sequence genome is shown below.
CTTGCTCTCTCGTTatgtttatgtttgtgttgtcatcaatcactaaaaagggggagattgtaagcatctaggccctcaaggtttgtttcggtgattaatgacaaccattattgtgactaatgagtttgtgcagcttaatgaatcattaccgctcatttgatcatatgtcaaaagaggcccctcaatttcgttattcaaaaaggcgatctcggtattcaactcaaatatataacaagactaaggatctttctagtcctaagtgtcgtaaggttgagacgGACACTTAGGTtaatataggttttatagttttgtagtgatcgcactattaagaggggttaaggtcaagtaacttgagcatggacatgatcaatcaaaaatggatgcacactatggtcactcaggttctaaagaagttcaaataagtggttttcaacttatatctcaagaatatttggatttcactcaagactcaaatcagaaaaggcaaaatcagaaaaagtctatacaccggtttaaccgacacttccatttttctatacgtcggttaaacgcagttatcagagtctggacaggttctatacaccggttaaaccgacgatgtttgaattaacgtcggtgcattagtccagagttggtttttccagggtatttcaagttctatacaccggttaaaccgacgatgtttgaaatgaaacgtcggtgcaattgaccagtgagatggttttccagggatttcagaagttgtactcaccggttaaaccgacgaaggatttgagttaacgtcggtgcagttgtccagagacttggtttttcagttgatcagtggacaactacactcaccggttaaaccgatgatacgtcggttaatctgcccaagttgtaatggctagttttcagaatgggtagtttacattcatcggttaaaccgacgctggctattggaggtacgtcggattaaccggcgctaagcagttttctggcagcttttctccaacggctctattcgtgtgagctgcctatatatacccctccaatgggtcattttgcactctcttgaGACCAGGAAACATTCATACactatactattgttgagagccaccttgagcttcacctttcacacatttgttcatacaatcattcaagaagcaagactaaggacttgagtagagagaagcttgtgtgcatccgttcttagtgatcggttcttgctcaagtgaaggccctagcttgttactcttggtgattggcagcacctaggcgatcttggtgattgaaggtgtttcttcctgAGCTTGCAAAGGAtttgggagcccgaagaagtttgtacgtggcttgagctccaccacgccgggacagtgaacggagactcttagtgagcgccctcatctcggtgacttgggaggtgacaagactcttagtgagtgtcacaatgtggattaggggtgtgtgccaacacatcgacaccacgggaaaaaatccggttgtctcttgcccactctttactttcaagcacttactttcatgcaattattcatgtgcttgaccttagaggtcataacttagctctaccttgcttagtttcttatcttgttatatcctttatagcttgtgtagtttgcttagttagccggttggtgaatcgagccttactagtattgcataggttaaggttgctttactttgttttggaaatttgaaaaaggcctaattcaccccccctcttgatccatcgatccttacaccatGGCTTATGATGAAGGGAAATGCAGGCTGGAGTGGATGATGACTCTTATTTGGGTGATGGTGGCTGCAGCTCATGATACAAGAGGAATGCAGGCTTGGAGCTCACGATGCATTTATATAGTGGGGGACTACTGTTGGTGGGCGCCGGGGGGGGGTAAAATTTTGAATGTCTCTGTAATGGCGCCATTTTCTGCTCTCGTGTGATGCTTATTTTCTGGGATGTTCCAGATTGTATACGTGGAGGCATAGTTTGCCTTTCAAGTGTAACGTGTGAAAAGTTGCAATGATTACAGCCCTCTTTGgtagggctccggctccggcttcaAGACCGGCTCCACGTGAAGCCCTGCCAAAGAGGGTGAAAGGGGGGCGCTCCACGaccggctccggctccaaaTCCCGAAAAACCCGGTGACTGGAGCTGTTTTGGTGAGGTGGAGCCACAAAATCGTGGCTCCGACCGGCTCCGCCTCACCCATTCCAGCCTTGCCCCGGGTGCGGCCCGCTGAAGGACGACGGCGCCTGTGTCAGCAGCGAGAGTAGAGGGCGGAGGtagtgcggcggccggcggcgggagggaggccgaggagcaggcggtcggcggcgggagggaggccgagcggtggcggagggagcCCATGGCGCAGCGGGAGGCCGACGGCGGAGGCAgcccgaggcgcggcgcggcgcgagctCCGGCGAACCAACGGCTGGAGAGGTGGCCCTGTCGGCCTCccggtcgtcgtcctcctcctcgacggcgACCTCCGCGTCCTCCACCTCTTCAAGAAGCTGCCGCAGGTAGGGGTTCTTGAAGGACCTCCTCCACCGGAGCAAGTCCGCCGGCGCCCAAGAGGAACCCCTCCCCGGCGGCATCGCGAGGCCGCGGGAGGGTGAGGACGTCGGCGCACGCGCACCTGTATGAGGCCctgcgcgcggaggcggaggagatgcGGCAGCGGGAGCTCGTGGCGCGGTGGGAGGCCGGTGGCGGAGGGGGCTagcggcggcgagaggggaggTGGGGCGGCGGAGGTAGGAGACGGCGACGGGGCGAATGGATAAGGCgagaggaggaaaaaagaaaaagagagaggaaaaaaatagaaagaaaagggaaaaagaaaaaatagaaaaagggtAATTTAGACATTTTACAACCTCAATCCAACatgtgaagctgttttgccaaacatttttcaaaacggctccagctccaccagagaagccgctccaccagagaagccagAGCTGGAGCTGTTTTCAGAGGAGccggagctctgccaaacaggccctacaTGTATTCCCAGTCTATCTGATGCACCCTACTGAGTACTCCTACTACTTTATATAGGGGTATTAATGTCATTTCCTATGAAGAATAAGATTGCTATTCAAATCCTATAATTGCACTTAAaccgggacggagggagtattagtTTAAACTATCAGGTCCGCTCAGCTTTTAAAGGCTCAGGTGATACGGTTAGTGCTGGTAGGAGCTACATGGGTCTAGTGACGTGAATTAATTTTTCTTTTAGACTCAGACATGCACCATGTTGCTGCACTGACCTGACCATTGGCTAAACAAGATGATTCTTGTAGCTTTACTTGCTGATTGCTAAATATACGGAGCTAAGGAAGGTCCACcttgttatttatttttcttcttctttctttttttctttcttattttgTTCCTTGTTCGTTTCTTTCACTCATAGCAAAAGTATACTCTACTATATTTTTTATAGTAAAAAATTTATTATCGCAATATGAATTTATTAGTCCCGCTCAATCCTTATTTTTACTATCAAAACAATATAATAAAGTATACTTTTGCTATGAGTGAATTaaaagataatgataaatactACTAATAATTATTTAAAAAAGAGATGAATTACGTACATGACATATGGCAAAAAGAAAATCCAATGCAGGAATTAGGGAAAAGAAACGAACAAGGAAcaaaataagaaagaaaaaagaaagaagaagaaaaataaataagaagGTGGACCTTCTATAGCTCCGTACAGTATGTATCAATCAGTAAGTAAGCTACAAGAATAATCTTGTTTAGCCAACGGTCAGGGGAGCAACATGTGCATGCCTATGAATCAAAAGAAAAATTAATGCACGTCACCGGGCCCCATGGGTAGCTCCTACCAACATTGACGTATCACTTGAGCCTTTAAAAGCTGAGTGGACCTGATAGTTTAAATTAATAGGTCTTACACTTCGCACCGCAGTCTTTTGGGGAAACAAAAGCAAAGCTGTCGGCTATGAAGCAGCCGACATGCCTATTGGCCAACCAAGAGCCAATAGATCTATCAGTTATTCAACAGCTGATAAATTTTGTCGGTGCCGATAGAACCAGTCAGTATCAAGTGGTCGTGGGCGCCGATAGAACCAGTCAGCATCAAGTGGTCGTGGTCGCGGTGCATCAAGTGGTCGTGGGCGCCGATAGAACCAGTCAGCATCAAGTGGTCGTGGTCGCGGTTCCACGCTATCGGCCACCCAGCGGCCGATAGATCCTCTGTCGGCTTTTGAGCAGTCGACAGAGTACTAgatttgtattttttaaaacattttttgcaattttccattaaaatattattatttcataaaaaaaattcaatgaaCATGGGTTTCACCCATCAGCTTTACTGATCCTTCGTGCTCCTCTAATTTCGCCGAGAGAATTACCTATATGGCCTAAAAAAATGTCTCAATCTTCTATGACCATATTTTTTCGAATGTCACCTGAAAACGAAATCAATATGATTTTATAGATAATGATAGCTAAAGTTTCAAATGTTCCACcaattaataattttttttgcgaacTAATCAAGGTACAGTAGTTTGTAGTACTTCTTATACATCAAGCATTGACGCACAAGGTAAATCCTTTCTTCCTAGCTGTGGAGCATCAGAGCAGGAAAAAAGGACATGCCGGCACGGGCGCACGGCTAGCTTTGAGTTGTGACATCTTCCCTGCCGTGCCGGCCACCGTGCGCCGTCGTCGGTGCATGCATGTGTGAGAGCTCCAGGGGCAGGAATAATGGCCATGCACGCCCACGCCGGCAGAGAGTGGCTGCCCATGATCAGCCCATGCACTGCAGCAGCATCGCATCGGGCGTCAACCGTCCACGAAAACTTTCCACTACGTTCCGTTCGACATGCCACAGCCAGCTCTATAACTAGAGGCCTAGCCCTCTCACTCTCAACAGCACACTCGATCCTCGCCACCATCACTCCCCACCACTTGATCGGGCGGTGCTGCAGAGAGATCGATCGGCATCATCGGCCATGGGCAAGGCGACGGCCACCACCGTGCTCGCGCTCGCGCTCTGCAGCgccgccctgctgctgctggccgcgCGGCCGCTGGACGCGGCGGCGTGCAACCCGGCCGCGCTGAGCccgtgcggcggcgcgctgTTCGGCCGCGCGgtggcgccggggtgctgcgtGCAGCTCAAGGCCCAGCAGCCGTGCCTCTGCCAGTACGCGCGCAACCCCGCCTACAGCAGCTACGTCAACGGCCCCGCCGCGCAGCGCGTCGCCAACGCGTGCGGCATACCCAAGATGAAATGCTGATGAGAGAGATCGAGCTCCTGctcggccgccggcgcgtcACCGGCCGGGCCGCCGGCGCGTCACCGGCCGGGCCGCCGGCACCACGCCGCACACCGCTACTACTACGAGTCCACGGCAGATCGACGGCGGTGGACGTCTAAATAAAAggccgcgcgacggcgagctctaGCTTGAGCTGTTTGTCGCCGGTCGCCAACTCCGGCAGCTCATCAGCTAGCTCAGCTTTGAGCCTGTGTTTTATATATGCCGGTTAGTTTGGTTGTTTTCGTGATGTTTTTGAGTCTTTGTTCCGTGCGAGTAAAGTTGTGTTTGTGTCCTCAATCTGCTTTTCATCTGCAACAGCAGCTACGACCTTGCGAAAATGGCATGAGATTTCGCGCTATCACAAGTTTGAACAAAACAGGCTATCAAACACATATAAAACGACTGAAAGGTGACATGATCTGATAAAGCTAGTATTCATATATGACTGGTAATCCAGTAAACAGCACCACAAGCAGTATGGATAACACTCCCAGAACATCACACGCAAAAGAGCTGCCGCAGCATAACTTGCAGGGTTCGAACTGACTTAAGTACCAACCATTCAACCAAGCGATGTAAAAATCAGGACGACCACCAGGTATTACTCGGTCTTGATGAGTGAACCAAGGGGTGTAAAACGCAGGATAACCACCAGAAATATCTAGCTACTAGGTCCAAAAGAGCTGAACAAGGGATTCGAAACTCAGAATGGCGACCAGAAACAGCAAGCTAGCTCTGCGTACGGAAATGGAATCATTGCTTCCACTGCTTTGTCCTCCAAGCCACACTTCTGGGTGCGACTAATATGTACATCAGAATGCAGTAATTCGGATCAAACAGAGCATCTTGGCATGAAGATCACTTTGCAGCTGAAGCCCCCGCTGACTTGTCATCAGGCACGCCCTGCAATAAATAAGCGGATCAGGAAAGGTTGTTGAAGAGGGCAATTGGTGGAGTTACTACGTTACTTCCCACCATTTATCTTCAACAATAATACATGTAAAGGTATAAACAGCACAAGAAAACCACATACCAGGTCATTGTCAAGAAAATTGATATTTGAGAACTTTGGCAGGGCAGGTTTCACATCAGAAGTTGTTGCTGACTTCTCATTCTGCAGACCTTGATTGAGATTGCTGCTACTCTCAGGCACTTCAACACAGTGGTAACTCTCCCCAGATAGGCCCTGCGATGAATAAGATGACCAGTAAACAGAAGAAGCGAGCAATGCACAAGAACTTTGTCCAAAAGGGCACAATCAGTGTCGGTTTCGCATCATAGCATAAACTTGCAAATGGTTAGCTTACCAAAATttagagagggggagggaggaagagTTTAAAATACCTGGTCATCATGCAGATCATTGATATCTTCAGCATCATCATGAAGCATATCTTGTGAGCTCAACTCATTCAGCATATCAATAGTCAGATTTATGTCAAAATCAGTTGATTTGAGTAACTCATCAATGAAATCTGTAGAGACATTTGGGAACATTGAAACGACCATTTTGGCTAGAGCAAGTGGATCCATGTCATTTTCCTCAAACTCAGAAGGATCAAAAGTGTCACCAGAAGAGTCACCCTTTGACGATGACTCTGAAAAAATGTTAGGAAGTCTCAACTCTGACTGTAGTCATATGAATAAACCAAATTTGAGTATAGAAAACCTGCAGAGCCATTAGAAAATTGATCTTAGTCTCACCTGCTTGGTTTTCTGGGGCCTTGTCTGCGAATGAACTCAGGGATCCAGGTATGAAAGGACTGGCATTTGGGTTCAACTGGAACGACCCTTCCATGGTTCTTTGATCAACAAATCTGTAAATGAGCAGTGGGGAAAATTCAGTGCAAATATCTATGTGGCAATCACAACAGCAAATAATACAATTTACAGACGTAGGAAACATAGCTAAAAGTGGCCATGCATGTCTTATATCAAGAGCAATAATATGGTCCCAAATGCCAATTCCAAACTGACAAAGTTAAGAGACTGAGCAAAAACAGTATCCAAATAAGAAGTCTCGAAAGGGTTAGTGTTGGAGTGcatcaaattaatatcattgcACTAGAGTAATCCAGAATACATTACAGAAGATTAACTTTCCAAAGGCGTGCATTTTGTCTTTAATATCACCATACAGGATTCCCACAATAAACATGCGCACAGAATTTCTCAAACATTGAGAATGATAACTACAAAGAGAAAagtcaaacaaaacaaaactattTCACTTTTTATCAAGACTAGAATGCTCCAATGTGGCACCCATGCGTTAGTCAGAAACTGTGCCATTTGTTCATTTGCAGATAATAGGCATAGCTCCCTAACTAGCATCAAGAACAACTAACTAACTGTACACAACAAGCACATGAAACTTAAGCGAAGATTGCACTGCTTGGAACTTTTGTGGCATAGTTTCCTTTTAGTGAACAATAATGCCTTGCATGAAAGTTAAAAGTGATCATCGACGAAGTTATGCACAATCTGTCTAGTGCCTTGAGATATCAAAATGGATTCGCAAGAAAATGAAAGAGGAGACAAGCTCCTAGAACCCATTTCGTAGAACAAGTAGTGACTTCGTAAAGTTATAGTCAATGCCTCCATTGCTGGCAAAGATCTAGTAACTTACATCAAATGGAGCGATTTAAAAGAACAACAGTGAGTGCTTATGTGAGCCTACAAGCACTCTGACCGACATAACGCCGAATAATCACAGCAATTAGAGTCAATATGCCATACCAGATCAGAATCAGAATTACAACTAACCTAATACACCAAGATACCACACTGGAGTAGTGGACCGTTAATAATGCAAATAATAGGCACAAATCGGTGTACATCTTGCCATAACAAATAATTGCCTATTGCTGATAATAATCAACCTGAGCTTACAGGTTACCAGTTCGTCCATTCCGTGTGCAGGATAAAGCAGCTCTAAGACTAACACAAATCTGGACCAGATTCTAGTGTACTGAAGGAACACCATCACCACAAACAGACACAAACCAGCAGCATTCCCCTCTTCGCGTCACCCACCCGATCAAACGAACTAGGGCCTACGAATCCGACCCACCCAAGACGACCCCCGCAGTAAAAGCGCACCGGAAGAAAGCAAGCGAAGCAAGCGGTCGCCCAAAAAATCTGACGACGACACGAACGGATCAGATCGGCGCCAGGATCGCGACGACTCGGCTAGACTTGGGGGCGAAATTGACCCAGACGGGACCGCCGAATGAGGGGGCAGCGCTAGATCGGAAACACGCAGGCAGCCCAGAGAGCGGGATCGAGCTAGGAACCCTCACCCAGGGGCGGTCGGCGGAGGCGAGTCGGCGTGGAGGGGTCTCGGCGGCGTGGGCGCTTGCGTCGGCAGTTGGCAGTCGGGGTGGTGGTCTGGGGAGAGTGGAAGAAAGGGTAAGGCGTGACGAGGAAACATTCTAGCCGAAGGAAACATTCTAGCCGAAGGATTAGGCCCATGGGCCTCGTACGTTGGTGCGAAAGTTTCTGAGCAAGGCCGAGACCGACAATACACTTGGGCCCGGCCTCGTCTGTCTGGCTGCACGGCAAATACTTTGGATGGACATTGCTTTGGTGTACGCTGTCACTCAGCACTCTCGTCTCAAAGAGCGTGGTTCGCTTCCAAAATCTTGGAATGCTAagctcaaaaataaaaaatcttggAATGCTAAAATATAGGCAAACCCACGCTCATTGGGTCCAAGGTCAAAAAAATAGTCCTCCAAACTATATTTTGAACCtaccaaaattttaattaaaaaataGCATTGTTAGCGTACCAATATTTTAGCACCCAACCaaatagacaaaaaaaaaaagatacttGGCACTGCACCTTGCATTCACATTGCACGATCCATAGTTGACATGTAGTTGAAACAAGCTAAGCGAGCAAAGCAAACCGAAACGACATGGAGTGGTAGCTATTACTAGAAGGCTATctaggctgctgctgccgcagcAACTTTACATTACTAGTTGAATACCCCGCGCGCTGCTGCAGGATTTCAGAGCAAAAATGTTGAAGTTAAGTGTGTTGAAAAGATAGAGTTATGAAGTTGCAGCCAATTTTAGCATTGTATATATATGGCATGATTGTATATAAGAAATGTTTAAATACTAAAGTCGATGTAGATATAAGAAGTTCTAGTTGCCGATAAAAAGATGAACTATAATAGTTATGATAAGGacattttaattttattttaggACGGTAACACACGTTGCATTCAACTGGAAAAAAACAGCGTACGAAAGCCAGATGGTGCGAGGATGACATGTGAATACGATGTGCAAGGAGGAAGGTCGGCACTTTTGGCAGGTCCAAAAGTGGGCAGGTCTTGCCATGGTGGAGGACCAGATGGAAGACGACCCGGCAACACGTGAAGCTGGCACCGACAAAGAAAAGGGAAGACGCGAAATTAATACAAATGGTAACGAAACGGTCTGAGGAAACAAAGCAGACTTGTAAGGAAGACGAACCTGATGAAGGCCGGGGGGAGGCCCAAGTAGCGACAGCCGCTCCCACGGAGAGAGCGGCAGGAATACCCGGAACTGTGGACGCGACAGGTGACCTCGAGCATTCAAGC
Proteins encoded:
- the LOC120668740 gene encoding probable non-specific lipid-transfer protein 2, whose amino-acid sequence is MGKATATTVLALALCSAALLLLAARPLDAAACNPAALSPCGGALFGRAVAPGCCVQLKAQQPCLCQYARNPAYSSYVNGPAAQRVANACGIPKMKC
- the LOC120668739 gene encoding uncharacterized protein LOC120668739 isoform X1 gives rise to the protein MFPTSVNCIICCCDCHIDICTEFSPLLIYRFVDQRTMEGSFQLNPNASPFIPGSLSSFADKAPENQAESSSKGDSSGDTFDPSEFEENDMDPLALAKMVVSMFPNVSTDFIDELLKSTDFDINLTIDMLNELSSQDMLHDDAEDINDLHDDQGLSGESYHCVEVPESSSNLNQGLQNEKSATTSDVKPALPKFSNINFLDNDLGVPDDKSAGASAAK
- the LOC120668739 gene encoding uncharacterized protein LOC120668739 isoform X2, with the protein product MEGSFQLNPNASPFIPGSLSSFADKAPENQAESSSKGDSSGDTFDPSEFEENDMDPLALAKMVVSMFPNVSTDFIDELLKSTDFDINLTIDMLNELSSQDMLHDDAEDINDLHDDQGLSGESYHCVEVPESSSNLNQGLQNEKSATTSDVKPALPKFSNINFLDNDLGVPDDKSAGASAAK